The Caldisericota bacterium nucleotide sequence AGTGTTTTATGTGCGCTCTGGACAACTATATCCGCGCCATATTCAATAGCGCTTGTAGGAAAAGAAGGATGAAATGGAAAATGTGCACCATGTGCCTCATCTACTAGTGCATACATATTATATTTGTGCACAATATCAATTATTTTTTTTAAATCTCCCTGAATTCCATAATAATTAGGGGTAGTTATTAATACCGCCTTCGCATCTAAATTATCTTGTATTGCCTTTTCAAGCTCAGTAGCTGTAAGGTTTGTAATAATGCCAAAATCGTTGTTAAATTCTGGATGTACAAATACTGGATTAGCCCCAGACTCAATAATACCTCCCATGACAGACCTATGAGAATTTCTCCCCACTATAATTTTGTCACCTTCTTTACAGGTAGCAAGTATCATAGCGTGAACTCCTGCTGTCGTTCCGTTTATTAAAAAAAATGTATTCTTTACTCTATAGAGGTCAGCCGCAAGTTCTTCCGCTTGTTTTATAACACCTTTTGAATAATGAAGGTAATCAAGGCCTGAGACTTCTGTAAGATCAAATTTGAATAAGTTATTACCGAAAAGTTTTTTGAAATAACGAGGTACTCCTCTTCCACTTGAATGACCTGGCATATGAAAATGAATCATATCCCTTTCAACATATCCAATAATAGCCTCATAAAGAGGAGCTTTATTTTGATTCACTATATTACGCTCCTTAAATTAAGTTATCTTAAATGGTCGGGATGATGGGATTTGAACCCATGACCTCTTAGTCCCGAACCAAGCGCTCTACCAAGCTGAGCCACATCCCGATATAAAATGGTCGGGGCGAGAAGATTCGAACTTCCGACCCCCTGCACCCCATGCAGGTGCGCTAACCAAACTACGCCACGCCCCGAATCCTTCTTATTATAATGGTTTTCTAATGCGATGCAATAGTCACAAAAAATTATAGATCTTGAAAGATTCGTGCTTGAGAAATACCAGGAGCCGAAACTTCCAGGTTTAAAAAATGCCCAAATGGAGTTTGGCAAACTTCATACCCTACACTTTTAAGCCTCTCTTCTGCCTTCTCCAGTATACTAAGTGCAACCTCTGGATCAGCCTTACTTTTAGATAGATGGGCAAAAGAATGCAAAACAATGCGTTTTGTCTTATTTTTACCTGCCGCCCATTTTAAACTCTTGATAAGTTTTTTTACTTTTTTATCAACTTCTTCCTCGTCTTCTTTCTCTGAGTGAATAAAACCTACAAGCACATCCTGAAAGGTTCCTTGCTTTTCCTCGCTCTTAAGTTCCGAAAGTGTTTTCGTTGTAGTCCTGTACCAAAATTTGTCCATATAAATTATAAGCAACTTCATTTTTGCCTCCCCTTTTTTATAATATAACATGCTATAAAATTTTGTTAAATGGTAAGTATAAGATTTTAATGTTGCCGAAATTTCCTACATTCTTAAAATTTACCAAGCCCTCTATCGTAATAATTAGACAAACAAATTTTTCTTTAAGGCACGTGCCTCTATTAATTTAAGCAAAACATGCATAAAAATTAAGCAGTTTAGGACTCTTTCTTTGTCGGCCTTCGCATCAATTTTTGCAATTCTTCCTTCGGTGGTTTATGCTGGTAAACAATGTTATAAATTGCAGTAGTTATCGGCATATCTATATTAAGCTTTTCCTTTAATGAGTATACTGATTTTACCGTGTATAGTCCCTCAACCACTTGATTTGTAGATTCCTCTATTCCTTCTTTACTTTTTCCTTTTCCGATCTCTTCACCTGCCCATCTATTTCTGCTTAGTTTACTAAAAGATGTGGCAATCAAATCTCCCATCCCGGATAATCCATAAAATGTCTCTTTTTTACCGCCAAGAACCACACCAAAACGGATAAGTTCGCTGACACCCCTCACAACAAGAGAGGATTTGCTACTATCACCAAAACCAAGTCCATCGCTTATCCCAGCGCCAACAGCAAGCACATTTTTTACAGAACCCCCCAATTCAACACCCAAAAGGTCTGTTGTATAATACACTCTAAAAGAATCTGTCAAAAAAACATCTTGCAGTCCTTTTAGGATAGCTTCATCTTCTCCACCTATTACTGTTGCAGCAGGCATTTTTCTTGCAATCTCGAAAGAAAAATTTGGTCCTGACAGAGAAGTAATGTTTTTAGAAGGTATACCAGTCCATATTTCGTGTATTACTTGAGACATACGTTTCCCGGAATTTATTTCTATTCCTTTTGCAAGATTAACAACAATAGGTGCATCAGAAGGAGATACATCCGAAATAACACTTCTTAATTTTTGTGCTGGCACAGTCAAAACAATAATTTCTGCGTTACTAAGAGCTTCATTAATATCTATCGTATATTTAGCAATAGAATGAAGCTTTACCCTTTTCAAGTAATAAATATTTTCGTTCCATTCTTGAATTGCGTTAAGAGTCTTTTTACTGTGTATCCATAGTGCCACATCAAAACCTTTTTCTCCTAAAAGTTCTGCAATAGTCGTACCCCACGCACCTGCCCCAATAACAGATATTTTCATTTCCCAATCCTCCTTACTACTTTCTCAATGAGCCAATAGGGAGTAGACGTACCAGATACAATCCCTATAATGTTGAAACTTTTAAAAGGAATGATTGCTAAATCATCTTCAGTTTGAATAAAATATGAATGTTTATTGATCTCCTTTACCATCTGGAATAATTTACATGAATTTGCGCTTGTCTTATCTCCAATCACAATTATGCAATCAGCTTTTTTTGCAATCGCTTTTGCCTCCGTCTGACGCCTCAATGTCTCCCTGCATACTGTATTAAAAAGTCTTAGCTCATCTGCGATTGTCATTAATTCACTGGCGATAGAAAAAAAAGTATCTTGGTCTATAGTAGATTGCGCTAACACGCCTATTTTTGATGTCCTTAATTCTTCCTTTATTTCATCCCTGTCCTGAAATACACCAAGAAGATTGCAAGAAGCAGCATCTGAAAGCACTTTCACCTCGCGATGTCCTCTATCCCCTACAATCGCTATCTTATAATTCTCTTTTTTAAGTTTCTCAATAATCTGTACCGTCCTTAACACAAAAGGGCAGACCGTATCAATCACTTTTTCAAAATTCTCGTCAGCTTTTTTTCGTTCTATAACAGTAGAACCATGAGCAGGAAGAAGCACTACTTTTCCTCTATGCTTTAAGCTAGTTAAATTAGAAATACCGCTCTTCTTCAGTCTGCGTATCTCCTTTTCGTTATGCAATAAGGCATCAAGCGTATAAATTTTTTTACACTGAGAGAGAGATTCTTCGGCAAGCTTTACTGCCCGCTCAACTCCAGAACAAAACCCAATATTTTTTGCAATTATAATTTTTCTTCTGTTAACTTCACGCATTTCTTTATCTCTTTTCTAAGATATTCAGTTGATCTTTCATAAAAAGAATTATTCTTTGAGTCAAATAACTCCCACAGTTTAATGGGTTTTCCAAATACAACCACCAGGTGTGAAAGTTTTATCCTTTTTGAAGTTTTATGCAATGCTTCACCAGTTCCTGCAATGCCTACAGGCACAATAGGCACACCTGCTTTAAAAGAAAGGAAAACTACTCCTTTCTTAACGGGACCAACTTCTCGCGTTAAAGAACGCGTACCTTCCGGAAATACAAGAAGAGGATTACCTTGTTTAAGCACATCTATGGCATTTCTCAAGCCCTTCAAGTCTGTCCCGTCTATATCGAGAGATATTCCCCCTAATATTTGATATAACCATCCCAACCTACTTCCTGAAATAACCTCTTTTTTCCCCAGTGAATACATTCTTCTTGGCAATGCAACACTTGTAACAGGAATATCCAAAAAGCTTCTGTGATTTGGAGTAACAATTACTCCCCTTTTTGGGGGGACATTCTCTACCCCATAAACATCTAAATGAAAGAAGAGTCTGAAAAATAATTTGCAAAAAATATGAAGTGTTTTATAAAACATATTCCCTTCCTTTAAAAAATTGAATAATTTTATCAACAACTTTCTTAGGGGAAAGATAATTTGTGTCAATTACATAAGCATCATGAGGAATTGTAAGCGGAGAAATATCACGATTAGAATCCATTACATCTCTATTTTTTAAATTATCAAGAACTTCCTCAAATGTGATATTTACTCTCTTTTCAAGAAGTTCTTTATGTCGTCTTTTTGCACGAACCTCAATAGGAGCAGTAAGATAAATTTTAAGAAACGCATTTTTTAGCACAACAGAGCCTATATCTCTTCCTACCATAACAACGTTCTTTGAATCTGCAATTTTTCTCAATTTCTCTGTTGCTATTTCTCTAATTTCTTTTACCGTAGATACGGGCGAGACAAGATCGTCTACTTCTTTTTTACGTAATTCTGTCTCA carries:
- a CDS encoding threonyl-tRNA synthetase editing domain-containing protein, with protein sequence MKLLIIYMDKFWYRTTTKTLSELKSEEKQGTFQDVLVGFIHSEKEDEEEVDKKVKKLIKSLKWAAGKNKTKRIVLHSFAHLSKSKADPEVALSILEKAEERLKSVGYEVCQTPFGHFLNLEVSAPGISQARIFQDL
- a CDS encoding NAD(P)H-dependent glycerol-3-phosphate dehydrogenase; this translates as MKISVIGAGAWGTTIAELLGEKGFDVALWIHSKKTLNAIQEWNENIYYLKRVKLHSIAKYTIDINEALSNAEIIVLTVPAQKLRSVISDVSPSDAPIVVNLAKGIEINSGKRMSQVIHEIWTGIPSKNITSLSGPNFSFEIARKMPAATVIGGEDEAILKGLQDVFLTDSFRVYYTTDLLGVELGGSVKNVLAVGAGISDGLGFGDSSKSSLVVRGVSELIRFGVVLGGKKETFYGLSGMGDLIATSFSKLSRNRWAGEEIGKGKSKEGIEESTNQVVEGLYTVKSVYSLKEKLNIDMPITTAIYNIVYQHKPPKEELQKLMRRPTKKES
- the ispH gene encoding 4-hydroxy-3-methylbut-2-enyl diphosphate reductase; its protein translation is MREVNRRKIIIAKNIGFCSGVERAVKLAEESLSQCKKIYTLDALLHNEKEIRRLKKSGISNLTSLKHRGKVVLLPAHGSTVIERKKADENFEKVIDTVCPFVLRTVQIIEKLKKENYKIAIVGDRGHREVKVLSDAASCNLLGVFQDRDEIKEELRTSKIGVLAQSTIDQDTFFSIASELMTIADELRLFNTVCRETLRRQTEAKAIAKKADCIIVIGDKTSANSCKLFQMVKEINKHSYFIQTEDDLAIIPFKSFNIIGIVSGTSTPYWLIEKVVRRIGK
- a CDS encoding lysophospholipid acyltransferase family protein, whose protein sequence is MFYKTLHIFCKLFFRLFFHLDVYGVENVPPKRGVIVTPNHRSFLDIPVTSVALPRRMYSLGKKEVISGSRLGWLYQILGGISLDIDGTDLKGLRNAIDVLKQGNPLLVFPEGTRSLTREVGPVKKGVVFLSFKAGVPIVPVGIAGTGEALHKTSKRIKLSHLVVVFGKPIKLWELFDSKNNSFYERSTEYLRKEIKKCVKLTEEKL
- the cmk gene encoding (d)CMP kinase, with the protein product MRKNKDVAIDGDAGSGKSTVGRLLADRIQFEFIDSGLLYRVFAYTVLKKCAGESDREEWVDVIQNIEFDLKERVIYIDWRDVNETELRKKEVDDLVSPVSTVKEIREIATEKLRKIADSKNVVMVGRDIGSVVLKNAFLKIYLTAPIEVRAKRRHKELLEKRVNITFEEVLDNLKNRDVMDSNRDISPLTIPHDAYVIDTNYLSPKKVVDKIIQFFKGREYVL